DNA from Acidobacteriota bacterium:
CATCGGCGAACCCAACCGCTTCCCCTGGGATCAGCACCTGGCGCCGCCGCCGCGACTGATGCGCTGGGAGCAGGTACACGCCCTGCGTGCCGCCGGCTTTGGCATCGGTTCGCACACCGTCACCCATCCGCGTTTGAGCGAACTGCGCCAGACCGAGTTGGTGGAACAGTTAACCGCCTCGCGCGCGCATCTGGAGAAGGAACTGGGCGAACCGGTGCTGGATTTTGCTTATCCCTTCGGCCGGCTCGGCGACTGCGATGCGGCGGCCCGGGCCGCGGTGCATGCGGCAGGCTACCGCTGCTGCCTGGCCTGCCACGGCGGACTGGTGAGCGCCCACGATTCGCCTTATCAGCTCAATCGCATCCCAGTGAGTCCGCGCTGGCACGCGACCCCCCGCGCCTGGGCACGCGCCTACGCCAAACAGCTTTTCGCGTCTAAACGCGGCAGCGTGGAGACGCTCTGAGCGCCAGCGGGCGTCCGTTGCCGGGGAGCGACGCTCGGCCACAGCCCGACCACCGGGAGGGCGGTTCCAACAAGAGGTGGCCGTGCCACTTAAAGCAAAATCAGCGTTAGTGTATCCCGCATCGCGCTGGTGCGTGCGGCTTTTCCTGGTGTCAAAGCCGCAGGCGGTTCGGTCTGTCGGGCTACAGCGATGCTGATTTTGCTTTAGGCGGCGGTGCGCTGGGCGGGCGCGAGCTGCGAGGCAAGCGCGGGCTGCCAGCAGATCAGGTGCTCGCCCCGCACCACAACATCGCCCCCGCGCGCCGTCAGCGCTGCCAGCAGCCCGTGCGAGAGCGACTGGTGCGGCAGCAGCCAATCGTGAGGCTCGACGATGAGCAGCGGCGTCCGCTCGAGCCAGGGGCAACCGGGGAAGAACAGATCGCGCTCGGCGCCTTCTACGTCCATTTTGACCAGCAGGGGTGTGCCGTAATCCGGGCGCAGCCCGGCGCGGCGCCAGAGCGTCTCGATGGAAGAGGCTGGGATGGCGGCGCCGGGCTGGCTGGAGGCGGGAACCGTCCGGAAGTCCGAGCTCTTGCGGCCGGCATTGACAAGCTGCACCCAGCCATCGGCAGCGGCGACGGCTGCCTGCACAGGTACGATGGCCTCGATTCCGGCGACGTTCCGGCAGAGCTGCGCAAAATTATGCGGCTCCGGTTCCACCGCAAGAATGCGCGCACGCGGAAATTGCCAGTGCAGCGCCAGCGCTGCAAAACCCACATTGGCGCCCAGATCGAGCAGCAGCGGTTGCGGAGCGGCGCGCGCGAGGGTTTCGATCTCGGGCCAGCGCGCTAGCGGGGTGAGATCGTAGGCGGCGTCAAAGAATACTTGCGCGAAAATCAGCGAATCGCCGGAGTTGGGACGGAGTTCGACCGTCGCCGCACCCTGGCGATCGCGTGGAGTTATGCGCACGCGCAGGCAGCCGCGGCGGTCCGGCAGCAGGCAGAAGCGATAGGGCCGGGGCCACGGCCGGCGGATCGCCATCTTGATCAGGAAGCGGAGCCGTTCGTAGCGCATGGGCTGACCGCGCAGATGTGCACTCTTCAGAGATGCGGTTTAGTCGCCGGGAGAGGGCGGCGAAAGTGATAAACTAACAGTTCCCGCCGGTTCTCATTCAGTTTGGCTTCGCTGCGCAATATCGCCATCATCGCCCACGTAGACCACGGCAAGACCACGCTGGTCGACGCCATGCTGCGTCAGAGCGGCATTTTCCGCGCCAATCAGGAAGTGGCGGAGCGCGTCATGGACTCCAACGAACTGGAGCGCGAGCGCGGCATCACCATTTTGGCCAAGACCACCGCCCTCGACTACCGCAGCACGCGCATTAATATCGTCGACACGCCCGGTCATAGTGATTTCGGCGGCGAAGTCGAGCGGGCGCTGAATCTGGTTGACGGTGTGGTGCTGCTGGTGGACGCCAGCGAAGGCCCTCTGCCGCAGACCCGCTATGTGCTGCAAAAGGCCCTGCGGAAGCAGTTGGCCACCGTCGTCGTGCTCAATAAGATTGACCGGCAGGATGCGCGGCCCGAGGAGGTGTTGAACGAGATCTACGACCTCTTCATTGACCTCGACGCCACCGAAGAGCAACTGGAATTTCCCGTGCTCTACACCAACGCCAAAGCAGGGACAGCGCAGCGCAAGGGTGGACCGGAATCGGAGAATCTCGAGCCGCTGTTCGACGCCATTCTGGAAGCGATTCCCGTGCCCAGCGGCGATCCGGCGGCGACGCTGCAATTGCAGGTGCTGAACCTCGACTACAGCGACTATCTGGGCCGCATCGCCATCGGGCGGGTGTTTCAGGGCACGCTGCGCACAGGCGACGAGGTGGGCATCGCCAAACTCGACGGGACGCTGGCGCGGACGAAGATCACGCGGCTGTTCACCTTCCGCGGGCTGAAGCGCGACGAAGCCGCAGTGGTTGCGGCCGGCGATATTGTGGCGCTGGCGGGGGTCGAAGGCATTCAGATTGGCGAGACCGTGACCGATGCCGAGCATCCGGCGCCGCTGCCGCCGGTGCTGATCGATGAACCCACGCTGGCGATGCTGTTCACCATCAACAACTCGCCGCTGGCCGGACGCGAGGGCCAGTTTGTGACCTCGCGGCATCTGCGCGAGCGGCTGCAAAAGGAATTGCTCACCAACGTCTCGATCCGGGTCGAAGAAGAGGCCAAGACAGATTCATTCCGGGTGCTGGGGCGGGGCGAGCTGCAGTTGGCGATTCTGATCGAAACCATGCGGCGCGAAGGCTACGAACTGATGGCGGGCAAGCCGGAAATCGTGATCAAGATCGAAAGCGGCCGGCGGCTGGAGCCGCAGGAGCTGGTGGTGGTGGACTGCCCGGAAGAATTCGTCGGGGTGGTGATCGAGAAGCTGGGCACGCGTAAGGGTGAAATGCAGCAAATGATCAACCACGGCAGCGGCCGGGTGCGGATGGAGTTTAAAATTCCCGCCCGCAGTCTGATCGGCCTGCGCAGCGCGCTGCTGACCGACACGCGCGGCACGGCGCTGCTGCACTCGCTGTTTGCCGGCTGGGTGCCCTGGCAGGGGGAAATGGCGGCGCGGCCCACCGGATCGCTGGTGGCCGACCGGGCGGGCGTGACCACCACGTATGCGCTGAATAATATTCAGGAACGGGGAACTTTGTTCCTGGGTCCGGGGACAGAAGTCTATGAAGGCATGATCGTGGGCGAAAACGCCCGCGAGGACGATATCGACGTGAACGCGACCAAAGAGAAGAAGCTGACGAATATGCGCGCCTCGGTGGCCGACGAGGCCATCCGGCTGGTGCCCTTCCGCGCGCCTACGCTGGAGCAGGCGCTGGAGTTCATCGCCGACGACGAGTGGGTGGAAGTTACGCCGAAATCGCTGCGGTTGCGGAAGAAGATTCTGGCGGCCAATCGCCGCCCCAAGCGCGTGCGCGAGGACGCGCCCGCGCACGTCTAGACCATGCCGGCAGGACGGAAGAAGCTGCGCGTAGGACTGATCTGCGGAGGCCGCAGCGGCGAACACGACGTTTCCCTGGTTTCGGCGCGCGCCGTGGCGGAAAACCTGGACCGGCACAAGTACCAGGTCACGCGCATGCGGATCACGCGCCAGGGCCAGTGGCGGCAGGACGGCAAGCCGCTGCGCGAAGTCTGGGCGACGCTCGGCCGCCTCGATGTAGTGCTGCCGATCCTGCACGGCCCGTACGGCGAAGATGGCACGATCCAGGGATTGCTGGAGATGGTGGGGGTGCCGTATGCGGGCGCAGGCGTATTGGGTTCAGCCGTCGCCATGGACAAGGAACTGACCAAGCGTGTCTGGCTGCAAGCCGGGCTTCCCGTGGGGCCTTATGTGCGCGTGGACAAAAGTGTGTGGCAGCACACCCCGCGGCACATCACCGCGGACATTGAGAAGCATCTGCGCTACCCGCTGTTCGTCAAGCCCGCGAATATGGGATCGTCCGTAGGCATCAGCAAGGTTAAACGCCGGAGCCAACTCAGCGCCGCGATTGATCTGGCTGCCGCGTACGATACCAAAATGGTCGTGGAACAGGGACTGGACGCACGTGAACTGGAGTGCTCGGTGCTGGGCAACCATGAGCCCACGGCGTCAGCGCCGGGAGAAGTGTTGCCGGGGCGGGAGTTTTACGACTATGCGGCCAAGTATGCCCAGGCCGGCTCGCGGACGCTCATCCCCGCGCCACTGCCGGCGAAGGTAACACGGCGGGTGAGCGACCTGGCGCTAGCCGCATTCCAGGCGGTGGAGTGCCAGGGACTGGCGCGGGTGGATTTCTTTCTGGAACGGCGCACCGGCCGCATTTATCTGAATGAAATCAATACGATGCCGGGGTTCACCTCGATCAGCATGTACCCCAAGCTGTGGGAAGCCGCAGGTTTGCCGTTCCCCAAGCTGCTCGACCGCATCATCGCGCTGGCGCTGGAGCGGGCGAACGAGCGCCGCGCACTGGGGCATCCTATAGGTGAAAAACGTGTTGCAATAAGCGTATGACGCTTCTCGACGCGCCCAAGTATAACGAGCGCCGCGCTCACCAACGGAAGACACTCGGCATTATTGTGGCCGTGATCGTCATTGTGGCGATTGTGGGCGTGCTCTATTGGCCGCGCTACCAGGCGCGCAAAACCGTGGATCAGTTCTTCCATGCCATCATGCAGAAGAACTTCCAGGAGGCTTACGCCATCTGGCAGCCTGATCCGCAGCACTATCCCATGGATGCGTTCATGAAAGACTGGGGGCCGAGCGGCCAATGGGGCGTCATCACCAGCTTCCACATCGATCAGCTTGGCCTGCCACCGGGCGGGCATGCCAACGGCTTAGTCGCCCTGGTGACGATCAATCACATCCAGTCCAATCAGGCGCGGATCTGGATTTCGGACAAGAACCACTCGCTGAGTTTTTATCAGTTCTGACGGTCTGTCGGTCTATCAGTCTAGCGGTCAGCCCGGGCAGGCGCCGTCGGCGGCCGCGTACGACCGACAGACCGAACGACCTGCTTTAGCGCTGACCGCCGGGATTGGTGGAACCCGAAGTGGCCGCCGTGGGGTTGGCCTTGTCGTAGATGCGGACGATGTCGCCGGTGATCACCGCGCCGGGATTGTAGTACAGCACCGGGCTCTGCGGCCACTGGAAGCTGACGTCGACAATCGCGGTATAGCCATGGGCCTTCGCGTAGGTTTCCACGATGGGCATCATCTTATTGCCCACCTCATTCAGGATTTGCGTCTGGGCGTCCTGGAAGTCGGATTGATCATTTTGCAGTAGCTGCTGATAGTCCCGTTGCTTTTGCTGGATCTGCTGATTGAGATCCTGCTTGGCGGTGGCGCTCATGGTGTTGCCGCCGTTTTTGAGCTGGTTCTCTAGCCTCTGAATGGCATCCTGCTGCGTTTTGAGATCGGTGCGGCGGGGAGCGAAACGGGCCTGCAGGTTGTCGATCAGCTTCTTGCCTTCGGCCGTATCCACGATCGCGGAACGCAGGTCGATGATGCCGATCTTACTGGGGCCGGTGACGGTGGGCGCGGGCGCGAGCTTCGGCGCGGCAGGCGCTTTGGCAGCAGGTTTCGGGGTCTGCGCGAGCCCCACCAGCGACACGGTAACGGCGCACAGGCATGTGGCAAGGAATTTGGACATGGGCTTCATGAATATTTCTCAGTGATTATAGTCAATGGCGGCGGTCGGGGCTAATGACCCGAACCGGTTGCGGGATGCTCCTGATCATAGAGCCGGACCACCACGCCGGTAATGTCGGTTCCCTGCTCCGCATAAACCACCGGCGACTGCGGCCAGCGCAGACCGCTATCCACCACCAGGGTATAGCCGTGCTGCCTGGCATAGCTGTCGATGATGGGCATGAGCTTGGTCCCCACCTGCTGCAGAACGCCTTCGACATCCTGCTGGTAATCGGATTGCGCGTCCTGAGCCGATTGCTGCAGATTACGCTGCTGATCCTGAATCTTCTGACTAAGCTGTCGCTTGGCGTCGGCGCTCATGGTGCTGGCGCCATCCGAGAGCTGCTTTTGCAGCGCCTGGATTTGGGCATTTTCCTGCGCAAACTGGGCCTGCTTGGGCTCGTATTTGGCCTTGAGCTGCCCGACCAGCTTGGCGCCCTCGTGGGTGTCAGAAATCGCCTGCTGAAAATTAATAAATGCCAGCTTACTGGGGCCGGTCACACTGGGCGCGGCTGGCAAGGCGGGAGGCGCCGCGTTTTTGTTGGGCGCCTGCGCCATAGCGGCCGCGCCTAACAGCTCCACGCTCAGGCATAGGCCGAGAACTGCTGCAAACAACCTGAATTTCATGATGTCCTCCGAAGTGGCCCGGTACAGCGCAACGTCTGCCCCATTGTATTAAAAAGTACGCCCAATGGTGAAGCGCAGAACATGCGGCGCTTCGCGGAAGGGCGTGCCCGGCCTATTCATCAACTGCCCCATAGTAAAGGCGATGGAGCGCTGGACATCAGCGTCGTTCAGGAAGGCGCCGGGGATGCCGCGCTCGAAATCGGCCTTGGTGAACAATTGTGGCGGCCGGATGAGGGTATCCACACGGCCGGGATTGACGGCGTAGTACAACCGCACCGGAGCATGAATAATGGGCAGGGTGACCTCAAGCTCGACGCCGGCAGACATGCGGATTTGGGAGTTGGTGCCCTTGGCGATGGGGATGGCGCGCGAGAAGGGCCGGCCGAAACTGGTCTGCAGCGTATTCAGCACCTGCGAGCTAACCTGGAGCTGCTGGTGCTGGGT
Protein-coding regions in this window:
- a CDS encoding polysaccharide deacetylase family protein gives rise to the protein MIAQLSHAVPEPVWRTAGAWRRARWPYCIVAFHRISDDGKDLAYPPAAFAALCGYWRDHYEVLPLERLLARLTHGDALRHPSVCITFDDGYADNAEVAAEILDRLDLSATFFITSGAIGEPNRFPWDQHLAPPPRLMRWEQVHALRAAGFGIGSHTVTHPRLSELRQTELVEQLTASRAHLEKELGEPVLDFAYPFGRLGDCDAAARAAVHAAGYRCCLACHGGLVSAHDSPYQLNRIPVSPRWHATPRAWARAYAKQLFASKRGSVETL
- a CDS encoding FkbM family methyltransferase; translated protein: MRYERLRFLIKMAIRRPWPRPYRFCLLPDRRGCLRVRITPRDRQGAATVELRPNSGDSLIFAQVFFDAAYDLTPLARWPEIETLARAAPQPLLLDLGANVGFAALALHWQFPRARILAVEPEPHNFAQLCRNVAGIEAIVPVQAAVAAADGWVQLVNAGRKSSDFRTVPASSQPGAAIPASSIETLWRRAGLRPDYGTPLLVKMDVEGAERDLFFPGCPWLERTPLLIVEPHDWLLPHQSLSHGLLAALTARGGDVVVRGEHLICWQPALASQLAPAQRTAA
- the typA gene encoding translational GTPase TypA yields the protein MASLRNIAIIAHVDHGKTTLVDAMLRQSGIFRANQEVAERVMDSNELERERGITILAKTTALDYRSTRINIVDTPGHSDFGGEVERALNLVDGVVLLVDASEGPLPQTRYVLQKALRKQLATVVVLNKIDRQDARPEEVLNEIYDLFIDLDATEEQLEFPVLYTNAKAGTAQRKGGPESENLEPLFDAILEAIPVPSGDPAATLQLQVLNLDYSDYLGRIAIGRVFQGTLRTGDEVGIAKLDGTLARTKITRLFTFRGLKRDEAAVVAAGDIVALAGVEGIQIGETVTDAEHPAPLPPVLIDEPTLAMLFTINNSPLAGREGQFVTSRHLRERLQKELLTNVSIRVEEEAKTDSFRVLGRGELQLAILIETMRREGYELMAGKPEIVIKIESGRRLEPQELVVVDCPEEFVGVVIEKLGTRKGEMQQMINHGSGRVRMEFKIPARSLIGLRSALLTDTRGTALLHSLFAGWVPWQGEMAARPTGSLVADRAGVTTTYALNNIQERGTLFLGPGTEVYEGMIVGENAREDDIDVNATKEKKLTNMRASVADEAIRLVPFRAPTLEQALEFIADDEWVEVTPKSLRLRKKILAANRRPKRVREDAPAHV
- a CDS encoding D-alanine--D-alanine ligase — translated: MPAGRKKLRVGLICGGRSGEHDVSLVSARAVAENLDRHKYQVTRMRITRQGQWRQDGKPLREVWATLGRLDVVLPILHGPYGEDGTIQGLLEMVGVPYAGAGVLGSAVAMDKELTKRVWLQAGLPVGPYVRVDKSVWQHTPRHITADIEKHLRYPLFVKPANMGSSVGISKVKRRSQLSAAIDLAAAYDTKMVVEQGLDARELECSVLGNHEPTASAPGEVLPGREFYDYAAKYAQAGSRTLIPAPLPAKVTRRVSDLALAAFQAVECQGLARVDFFLERRTGRIYLNEINTMPGFTSISMYPKLWEAAGLPFPKLLDRIIALALERANERRALGHPIGEKRVAISV
- a CDS encoding OmpH family outer membrane protein, which codes for MKPMSKFLATCLCAVTVSLVGLAQTPKPAAKAPAAPKLAPAPTVTGPSKIGIIDLRSAIVDTAEGKKLIDNLQARFAPRRTDLKTQQDAIQRLENQLKNGGNTMSATAKQDLNQQIQQKQRDYQQLLQNDQSDFQDAQTQILNEVGNKMMPIVETYAKAHGYTAIVDVSFQWPQSPVLYYNPGAVITGDIVRIYDKANPTAATSGSTNPGGQR
- a CDS encoding OmpH family outer membrane protein, which encodes MKFRLFAAVLGLCLSVELLGAAAMAQAPNKNAAPPALPAAPSVTGPSKLAFINFQQAISDTHEGAKLVGQLKAKYEPKQAQFAQENAQIQALQKQLSDGASTMSADAKRQLSQKIQDQQRNLQQSAQDAQSDYQQDVEGVLQQVGTKLMPIIDSYARQHGYTLVVDSGLRWPQSPVVYAEQGTDITGVVVRLYDQEHPATGSGH